A DNA window from Prevotella intermedia ATCC 25611 = DSM 20706 contains the following coding sequences:
- a CDS encoding C10 family peptidase — protein MKIKQNLFVALVLLMLVPTFAWAKPRTKAQMKKTAASAINLQTTLGKHKMNAPQQGGKRTVNQLRELKQTHTYTVFGYTDGGFAVISADDLAPELLGVSESNFVETDNPSFKWWLKAIDEVITNAVKNNKPLSVIKPDPSKYAAEVSTLLTTTWGQQMPYNKLLPNTKKGRLITGCVATATAQVLNYFKYPVRGIGSHTVHYPANDPSGVAISADFGNTTYDWANMKDDYSGNYTEAEANAVATLMLHCGVASEMQYGGPNEGSGAYMTDCAAGLRTYFGFTDAEYITRADYTDEQWMDIVFSELTKGHPLIYGGVSPGSMGQDAGHAFVIDGYNKAGLVSVNWGWNGDVDGYYKIDLLNPGNMYSFTAEQDMVRGVYGKPKDLEKRTINLTKAGMLAESIPADMREKIGELTLTGDINGSDFRVIREMAGCDYAGKFTQGGLSMLDIKGARIVSGGEAYLKDGQLTTTNDNLPERVFYGCNSLRKIVLPDGLKTISDGTFALCRALEAVDNIPAGGGDNFVYENGIFYTKDRKEIISVVPSAKGDLVVAEGITTLRNYALAGCIGIKRLVLPTTITNLGNESMAGCHSLAEIKIFAKQPPKVGKDPLLSSRINSIILRVPIDTKKTYRGWAGIPYRNIKEFGSIVTVRNTVRAYGEANPKFGYSVRGEYFEGKPEITCEANEKSPVGKYDIRIDYGTITDKSIQLVGGVLTVDKATLTVSTDNVTRQEGKPNPEFVLHYRGFTNGENDQVLTVRPTASTTATETSPAGEYDIIISGGEAQNYKFSYKKGKLTVLTAAGIDHADASDAATPQTVYSVSGAKVGTTASLSSLPRGVYIVNNKKVVVK, from the coding sequence ATGAAAATTAAACAAAACCTATTCGTAGCCCTGGTGCTTCTGATGCTCGTGCCCACATTTGCATGGGCTAAGCCACGCACAAAGGCACAGATGAAGAAAACAGCTGCAAGTGCAATTAATCTGCAGACCACACTTGGCAAGCACAAAATGAACGCTCCACAGCAGGGCGGTAAAAGAACAGTAAACCAGTTGCGCGAGTTGAAGCAAACCCACACGTACACCGTGTTCGGATATACCGATGGTGGCTTTGCCGTAATCTCGGCTGACGACCTCGCACCCGAACTGCTTGGCGTGTCGGAATCGAACTTCGTAGAAACCGATAACCCCAGTTTCAAATGGTGGCTGAAGGCTATCGACGAAGTTATAACCAACGCTGTGAAGAACAACAAGCCCCTGAGTGTCATTAAACCCGATCCATCTAAGTATGCTGCTGAAGTGTCTACATTGCTCACAACGACGTGGGGACAGCAGATGCCTTACAACAAATTGTTGCCTAACACGAAGAAAGGACGACTGATTACGGGCTGCGTGGCAACAGCAACAGCACAGGTGCTCAACTATTTCAAGTATCCAGTGCGAGGCATAGGCTCACATACGGTACACTATCCAGCTAACGACCCCAGTGGCGTTGCTATCAGTGCAGACTTCGGAAACACCACCTACGACTGGGCAAATATGAAGGACGATTATAGCGGAAACTACACCGAAGCCGAAGCTAACGCTGTTGCAACCCTTATGTTGCACTGCGGTGTGGCTTCCGAAATGCAATATGGCGGTCCTAATGAGGGTAGTGGTGCATATATGACCGACTGTGCCGCAGGCTTGCGAACCTATTTCGGATTTACCGATGCTGAATACATTACTCGTGCTGACTATACCGACGAACAGTGGATGGACATCGTTTTCAGCGAACTAACGAAAGGACACCCACTCATCTACGGTGGTGTAAGCCCTGGTTCTATGGGACAAGACGCTGGACACGCTTTTGTAATCGACGGCTATAACAAGGCTGGCTTGGTGAGCGTGAACTGGGGTTGGAACGGCGATGTTGATGGATACTACAAGATAGACTTGCTTAATCCAGGCAATATGTACTCTTTCACTGCCGAACAAGATATGGTTAGAGGTGTTTACGGAAAACCAAAAGACCTTGAAAAGCGAACCATAAACCTTACTAAAGCAGGTATGTTGGCAGAAAGCATACCCGCCGATATGCGCGAAAAGATAGGCGAGCTTACGCTGACAGGCGACATCAATGGTTCCGATTTCCGCGTTATCCGCGAAATGGCAGGCTGCGACTATGCAGGTAAATTCACACAAGGAGGTCTCTCAATGCTCGATATAAAAGGTGCAAGAATAGTAAGTGGTGGCGAAGCATATCTGAAAGACGGTCAACTAACCACCACCAACGACAACCTTCCAGAGCGTGTTTTCTACGGCTGCAACAGTCTTAGGAAAATCGTTCTGCCCGATGGACTCAAGACAATCTCCGACGGAACGTTTGCACTCTGCCGTGCGCTCGAAGCAGTAGATAACATTCCAGCTGGCGGTGGTGATAATTTCGTTTATGAAAACGGAATTTTCTACACCAAAGACCGCAAGGAAATCATCAGCGTTGTGCCCTCTGCGAAAGGCGACCTCGTTGTTGCCGAAGGCATAACCACCCTCCGCAACTATGCTCTTGCAGGTTGCATAGGCATCAAACGCCTCGTGTTGCCTACAACCATCACCAACTTGGGCAACGAGAGTATGGCAGGTTGCCACAGCCTTGCCGAAATAAAGATATTCGCAAAGCAGCCGCCAAAGGTGGGCAAAGACCCACTGCTCAGCAGCCGCATCAACAGCATCATTCTGCGTGTTCCTATCGACACCAAGAAGACTTACAGAGGTTGGGCAGGAATACCATACAGAAATATAAAGGAATTTGGCAGCATTGTTACCGTGCGCAATACCGTTCGTGCATATGGCGAAGCCAATCCGAAGTTCGGTTACTCTGTACGTGGCGAATACTTCGAGGGCAAACCAGAAATTACTTGCGAAGCTAACGAGAAGTCGCCAGTAGGCAAATACGACATTCGAATCGACTACGGAACCATCACCGACAAGAGTATACAGCTTGTAGGTGGCGTCCTCACCGTCGACAAAGCTACCCTCACGGTCAGCACCGACAACGTTACACGCCAAGAAGGCAAGCCAAACCCAGAGTTCGTTCTCCATTACAGAGGATTTACGAACGGCGAAAACGATCAGGTACTCACCGTCCGTCCGACAGCGTCTACCACTGCAACCGAAACCAGTCCTGCAGGCGAATACGACATTATCATCAGCGGAGGCGAGGCACAGAACTACAAGTTCAGCTACAAGAAGGGTAAACTCACCGTCCTAACCGCTGCAGGCATCGACCACGCCGACGCCTCTGACGCAGCCACACCTCAAACAGTCTACTCTGTTTCAGGTGCTAAGGTTGGCACAACCGCATCTCTTTCTTCACTTCCTCGCGGTGTCTACATCGTGAACAATAAGAAAGTAGTTGTGAAATAA